Proteins encoded in a region of the Luteimonas viscosa genome:
- a CDS encoding MFS transporter, with protein MSQPPPPADAPAPGPWSPLTQPTFRMMWLAVLIGNIGTWIHDVAAAWVMAENTGSPLMVAAVQSATTLPVVLLAVLAGTLADIVDRRKYLILAQLWMLLVAGTLALLAHLDMLGPWTLIALTFALGVGAAMAMPAQQATVPELVPRTMLGPAVALSSLSMNIARAIGPALGGLIVASAGIESAFAINALSFLCIVAVLVIWRRTPAKTALPPESFGVALRAGLRYATQASVLQSVLVKAASFFMFASALTALLPIVVNRELQASAGSYGLLLGCIGIGAICGAVLLPKLRARIPPDRMVLVATLVYAGCMLALALLRDIPLLYVVSLVNGFAWITVLSSLQIAAQTSVPAWVRARALALYIVVFSGGMAIGSLGWGTLAQHTGTTTALLAAAAGTVLAAFFGLRFRLGEAANVNVTPSGHWPQPVVVDDIAGDRGPVLVTIEYRIELAKREEFLRLMHRLGRSRRRDGAVQWGVAEDTETPGTYLEYFIDGSWLEHLRQHERVTESERMLQGRIMQLLADPAHAPRVRHFVGGAPGAPLQQAGPSGAQILG; from the coding sequence ATGAGTCAGCCTCCCCCACCCGCCGACGCGCCCGCTCCCGGCCCCTGGTCGCCGCTCACCCAGCCCACGTTCCGGATGATGTGGCTGGCCGTGCTGATCGGCAACATCGGCACCTGGATCCATGACGTCGCCGCCGCATGGGTGATGGCCGAGAACACCGGCTCACCTCTCATGGTCGCCGCGGTGCAGTCGGCCACCACCCTGCCGGTGGTGCTGCTGGCCGTGCTCGCCGGCACGCTCGCCGACATCGTCGATCGCCGCAAGTACCTGATCCTCGCCCAGCTGTGGATGCTGCTGGTCGCCGGCACACTGGCCCTGCTCGCCCATCTGGACATGCTCGGGCCGTGGACGCTGATCGCGCTGACATTCGCGCTGGGCGTCGGCGCGGCGATGGCCATGCCCGCCCAGCAGGCCACCGTGCCCGAACTGGTGCCGCGCACGATGCTCGGCCCGGCGGTGGCCCTGTCGTCGCTGAGCATGAACATCGCGCGTGCGATCGGCCCGGCGCTGGGCGGCCTGATCGTCGCCAGCGCCGGCATCGAATCGGCGTTCGCGATCAACGCGCTGAGCTTCCTGTGCATCGTGGCCGTGCTGGTGATCTGGCGCCGCACGCCGGCGAAGACCGCGTTGCCGCCCGAATCGTTCGGTGTCGCCCTGCGCGCGGGGCTGCGCTATGCCACCCAGGCCTCGGTGCTGCAGTCGGTCCTGGTCAAGGCCGCGAGCTTCTTCATGTTCGCGAGTGCGTTGACCGCACTGCTGCCGATCGTCGTCAATCGCGAACTGCAGGCCAGCGCCGGCAGCTACGGTCTGCTCCTGGGCTGCATCGGCATCGGCGCGATCTGCGGAGCGGTGCTGTTGCCGAAGCTGCGCGCCCGCATCCCCCCGGACCGCATGGTACTGGTCGCGACCCTCGTCTACGCCGGCTGCATGCTGGCACTGGCGCTGCTGCGCGACATCCCGCTGCTGTACGTCGTCTCGCTGGTCAACGGCTTCGCCTGGATCACCGTGCTGTCGTCGCTGCAGATCGCGGCCCAGACCTCGGTGCCGGCCTGGGTGCGCGCTCGCGCCCTCGCGCTCTACATCGTGGTGTTCTCCGGGGGCATGGCCATCGGCAGCCTCGGCTGGGGCACGCTCGCCCAGCACACCGGTACCACGACTGCACTGCTGGCGGCCGCCGCCGGAACCGTACTGGCCGCGTTCTTCGGGCTGCGCTTCCGCCTGGGCGAGGCGGCCAACGTCAACGTCACCCCGTCGGGCCACTGGCCGCAGCCGGTCGTGGTGGACGACATCGCCGGCGACCGGGGCCCGGTGCTGGTCACGATCGAATACAGGATCGAGCTTGCGAAACGCGAAGAGTTCCTGCGCCTGATGCACCGCCTCGGCCGCAGCAGGCGCCGCGATGGCGCCGTGCAGTGGGGCGTGGCCGAAGACACCGAAACCCCGGGCACCTATCTGGAGTATTTCATCGACGGCAGCTGGCTGGAACACCTGCGGCAGCACGAACGCGTGACCGAAAGCGAACGCATGTTGCAGGGCCGGATCATGCAGCTGCTGGCCGACCCCGCCCACGCGCCGAGGGTGCGCCACTTCGTCGGCGGCGCGCCAGGCGCGCCCCTGCAGCAGGCTGGGCCATCCGGCGCACAGATCCTGGGATGA